One part of the Ursus arctos isolate Adak ecotype North America unplaced genomic scaffold, UrsArc2.0 scaffold_20, whole genome shotgun sequence genome encodes these proteins:
- the P2RY12 gene encoding P2Y purinoceptor 12, whose protein sequence is MDNLTSVAGNGSLCARDYKITQVLFPLLYTVLFFVGLITNSLAMRIFFQIRSKSNFIIFLKNTVISDLLMILTFPFKILSDAKLGTGPLRTFVCQVTSVIFYFTMYISISFLGLITIDRYQKTTRPFKMSNPNNLLGAKILSVVIWAFMFLLSLPNMILTNRRPRDKNVKKCSFLKSEFGLVWHEIVNYICQVIFWINFLIVIVCYTLITKELYRSYVRTRGVGKVPKKKVNIKVFIIIAVFFICFVPFHFARIPYTLSQTRDVFDCSAENTLFYVKESTLWLTSLNACLDPFIYFFLCKSFKNSLVSMLRCTDSATSPSQQNRKKEQDGGDPSEETPM, encoded by the coding sequence ATGGACAACCTCACCTCTGTGGCTGGGAATGGCAGCCTGTGCGCCAGAGATTACAAGATCACCCAGGTCCTCTTCCCGCTCCTCTACACTGTCCTGTTTTTTGTTGGACTCATCACAAACAGCCTGGCAATGAGGATTTTCTTTCAAATCCGCAGTAAAtccaactttattatttttcttaagaacaCAGTCATTTCTGATCTTCTCATGATTCTGACTTTTCCATTCAAAATTCTCAGTGACGCCAAACTGGGAACAGGACCACTGAGAACCTTTGTGTGCCAAGTGACCtctgtcatattttatttcacaatgtacatcagtatttcattcctagGACTCATAACTATTGATCGCTACCAGAAAACCACCAGGCCATTTAAGATGTCCAACCCCAACAATCTCTTGGGGGCTAAAATTCTCTCCGTTGTAATTTGGGCATTCATGTTCTTACTCTCTTTGCCCAACATGATTCTGACCAACAGGAGGCCGAGAgacaaaaatgtgaagaaatgctCTTTCCTCAAATCAGAGTTTGGTCTGGTCTGGCATGAAATAGTCAATTACATCTGTCAAGTGATTTTctggattaattttttaattgtcattGTATGTTATACACTCATTACAAAAGAACTGTACAGGTCATATGTGAGAACGAGGGGCGTAGGCAAAGTCCCCAAGAAAAAGGTAAACATCAAAGTTTTCATTATCATcgctgtattttttatttgctttgttccTTTCCATTTTGCCCGCATTCCCTACACCCTGAGCCAAACCCGGGATGTCTTTGACTGCTCTGCTGAAAATACTCTGTTTTATGTTAAAGAGAGCACACTTTGGTTAACTTCCTTAAATGCATGCCTGGATCCATTCATCTACTTTTTCCTTTGCAAGTCCTTCAAAAATTCCTTGGTGAGTATGCTGAGGTGCACCGATTCTGCCACATCTCCATcccaacaaaacaggaaaaaagaacaggATGGTGGTGACCCAAGCGAAGAGACTCCGATGTAA
- the P2RY13 gene encoding P2Y purinoceptor 13 — MNTTVITGVNGSERCPRDTRVAQLVFPVIYTVVFCIGILLNTLALWVFLHIPSSSTFIVYLKNTLVADLIMTLMLPFKILSDSHLGPWQLRAFVCRFSAVIFYETMYVGIILLGFIAFDRFLKIIRPFGKFFVQKPAFANMVSTLIWLLLFLISLPNMILSNKEATPSSVKKCASLKGPLGLKWHQVVNYICQFIFWTVFVLMLLFYVVIAKKVYSSYKKSRSKDRKHNTKLEGKVFVVVAVFFVCFAPFHFARVPYTHSQTNSKTDCRLQNQLFIAKETTLFLAAANICMDPLIYIFLCKKFTERLPCMRGRKTTGSTQENQTTQTDNITLS; from the coding sequence ATGAACACCACCGTGATAACGGGCGTCAATGGGTCTGAGCGGTGCCCCAGGGACACGCGGGTAGCACAGCTGGTGTTCCCAGTCATCTACACTGTCGTGTTCTGCATCGGCATCCTGCTGAACACTCTGGCCTTGTGGGTGTTCCTTCACATCCCCAGCTCCTCCACCTTCATCGTCTACCTCAAAAATACTTTGGTGGCCGACCTGATAATGACGCTCATGCTTCCGTTTAAAATCCTCTCTGACTCACACCTCGGACCCTGGCAACTCAGGGCCTTTGTGTGTCGCTTCTCTGCTGTCATCTTTTATGAGACCATGTATGTGGGCATCATTCTGCTGGGCTTCATAGCCTTTGACAGATTCCTCAAGATCATCAGGCCTTTCGGAAAATTTTTCGTACAAAAACCTGCTTTTGCAAACATGGTCTCGACCCTCATCTGGCTCCTTTTGTTCCTGATCTCTCTGCCAAATATGATCTTGAGCAACAAGGAAGCAACGCCGTCATCTGTGAAAAAGTGTGCCTCTTTGAAGGGCCCCCTGGGGCTGAAATGGCATCAGGTGGTGAACTACATATGCCAGTTCATTTTCTGGACGGTTTTTGTTCTAATGCTTCTGTTTTATGTGGTGATTGCAAAAAAAGTATACAGCTCTTATAAAAAGTCCAGAAGTAAGGACCGCAAACACAACACAAAGCTGGAAGGTAAAGTATTCGTTGTGGTGGCTGTATTCTTTGTGTGTTTTGCTCCGTTTCATTTTGCCAGAGTTCCATACACTCACAGTCAAACCAACAGCAAAACTGACTGCAGGTTGCAAAATCAACTGTTTATAGCTAAAGAAACAACTCTCTTTTTGGCAGCAGCTAACATTTGCATGGATCCCTTAATATACATATTCTTATGTAAAAAATTCACAGAGCGCCTGCCTTgtatgagagggagaaagaccaCAGGATCGACCCAAGAAAATCAAACTACTCAGACAGACAATATAACTCTAAGCTGA